AGGGGGCATTAGTTTAGGATTTCACAAATCCTGCAGAGCTACCTATACCAGTGAGACAAACCGCTCACATTGCACAGGAAATAGAGCTTCATCCTCTACTGAAACATGTCCAATTACCTTGTTGCACACAAGGAATTCATTCCAGAAGACAAGCGGCTTGTTCTTGCTGGTGCCTTTCAAAATGGGGAAAGTGTGAAAGCACTCACTAGTCCCACTCTGCTGCCTCTACATGCTTTGGAAAGCACACAGGAGAAAGCCTACACCCAGCTTATACTTCATGCCACCCATATGAGCCAGAGTTATCCACAAGTAATTGTGTGGAAGTGATGATACTGATAGACTGGTCCTGCTTCTACACTTTATCAGTAACCACATGATCATCTCCAAAGTATACATGCATGCTGGGAAGGCTGTACGCTACAATGAGCCCTCCATTCCAGTAAATTGCAAACATTGCAGATGCTGTAGGCCTGCACGTATGCTGCAGTCTTCTTGCAGCTTGTTCCCTGACAGGCTACAACAAGTAGTTTCTACCAGACTGGCAAGAGAGGAGCCTACACAAAGCTGATCGATCTGGTGAAGAAGCATCCACAGGCACTGGGAGAATTTAGTGTGTCAGGAAATGAAGCAAAGGACACAGTCTCTGCAAGACAGTACATTCTGATGTTGTACAGAACGAAGCACAAGTGTACTGCCCTTCATTACTTGAGGCATTTCTTTGTTTCCACAACACATCGAGTAGCAGCCAGTCTACCACCACCTGAAAACTCTTTCAGAGAGCATGTGCTGAGAACAAGACTGCAGACCCTGGTCTGGAGATCTGGAGATCaagttgctgttttttgtgatGTGTTTTTTCTTATAAATTTAAGGAGTTGCCACAGAAACAACCTGATTAAACACCCTTTTGTGCATCTGGCACAACTATAACTGTCATTTTAAAATAGAGGGGATTCAGCTGAACAAAGATATATAGGTTGTGGCTTGCTATCCCGCCAGTTGGGGTTCATCACCCAAAGTTGGTCTATGCCACAGCTCTATAAATgcattgagctgctgccatgtgattggctgatgatATATTtgcgttaacaagcagttgaatgCTGTAGGTGACTAATAAAGGGAgttaataaagtgaccagtaaGTGtgatctatttttaaaaaaacagtgctTTTACGAACATGTGAAATAATTAAATTGTCACTAATATTGATGGAAAAGTATTCAAAAATAacaaagcacttttttctactcttttttgttttttttttatgatgttcTCATTTAAAATTTGCTGCATAACTATTCTTCTCCTGCTGAATGATTTTTATGCAGTTGCAAAAAGTTGCTTGGTACCTCCTCGTCTTTCATTTTGATCAGTTTCTCAGTGTCCACATCCGGAGTGGACAGCGGCAGGATGGGGATCGGGCTCTCCATACGGTTGTCCTGAGCCAGTTTACTGAGAGacaaagaagaaggagaagaggaaTTAGATCTGTGCTGAAATctgtaaacagcagcagctatctaagatgtttaaaagaaaaaaatcacacttgctgctgtgctttttaTCGTGCTCTCATTTCTCAATGCACACACGTACCTGGTCATCTCCTGTATGCACTGCGCTCGGTAGTTTTCATAGTGGACGTCACAGGTTACGTCTTTGAGGTCGTGCATGTGTGAACGAATCAGCATGTTCCTCAGTTTCACAAAGTCGCAGTGTGACTGGTTTTCCACTGTGCAAAGAAACACGTGTCATTAATTATTAAGAGATGCAAACTGTTTCTAATTTGCGTTCAGGCTGAAGATGGAGAATATTTGATTGCACATACCTTCAACAATCCCCCAAGGGTACAGTCTTCCCCTCACTCTCTGTCCTCGGGCCTCCACCACTGTATTACTGCCAATCACAGCGAACGGGGTGCACTCCTGCACAAGGAGACACGGGGAAGAGTTGTTATTTTAACCCCTCTCTGCTCAGAGAAAGGTGTCTGTGCATGCAGGTACACACTGACAGTTATACACATTCCTAAAAGGCCACTGAGCAGCTCAAGAGAACTGTGACTATATTTGTTGAGACAGGTTAAAGACTGTtagctgtttgttttccttggactgacttttttttttttttttttttttaacctaatcAGTGAGTTCATGCTCCAGGCCCACATCTATCCCCCCTGAGCTGCTGCCACATTTTAATTTCCAAGGAAAGTAAATATTGAGGAGCCCAAAATTCTTTAGAAACATACTCTAAAATTTAAAGGGGATCACATatatttttccttattttataTACTATATGGGCAAGTAATCCATATATCCTTATAAACCAAGACCTCATTTCAGGTTCTCACTGTGAGCACAGCATCCCCCACCTTACTGCTGTTCAAACCACGTGTTTGTGTGGGGTAGCCAATCAGAAATAAAATGGTTTAAAGGGAGGGTGGCCTTAAAGGGAAGGGAGCTAAAATGCATCAAGGCTCAGTATGAGgaaaataaggattattttgaactgtgaatcatgtaaAGTTACTCTAGTAGAATCTaaatgttggagttatggtataaattccattctgtttattataaattatcatatcttctgtttgtatattttctataagttgttttatgtgcatatgatactgttgtttttatgtttgaaatgggaacacgtggtggtatttcttacaaaggaagttgtagttacctgcaggctgctctcagcctgcagagaacacatataggatacgtgtctcgtatacgccatgttacatgcgcacatgtcacagtatgcttacgaccatatatggtaaggaaaaagccaagaatgttgtttattacatgctgtaaactgtgtttgatgtaacccacgtgatcttattgtgaaaatcagaataaaagcgctgcgcaggaagcagttcgccgggacagataacttccgctcagctgagagctgagttcaaggaacggatctctcctccttgcgcaagttcaaaagagttgtgtgtttgttctctgagtttttaaaatgatctgaacctatcactAAGAATTAAAAACATGGAGCTTGAAATTAGCATAAAACGTCCCTTTTAAtaaatctgtttctgtgtttcatgTATACACCTAAATATGGTATTTACTTCCCACTCTTTCTCTGTCAGATCAGCTTCTGCCAGCTGAAGACTGCTCTGAATGACTTAACAAAGCACACAATCCAGCTGTCACACCCACTTCAATGTCTGGCAGTATCTCTAGgtctattttcattttctccacaaaACAGCTTTTATAACTGTGGAGACTCTTCTAAAGTGAGCTCTGTTGTCCTTGTTTGAGCAATTTAATACAGACTCTGTTAACCATTAACATCTGGTGAAAACTCATGGAGTATGAGGCTGGTGGCCCACTCCATTAAGTATGCGTGAAAGCCATATAGTTGGTATTTCTTTAACTCCACATCCACGTTTGTTTAATAAGATGTGAAATGAGCTGAATCTGTAGCTACAGGTACAGTAAGTTGGTCACTCGCAGGTATCTGAGTGCCCAGCCTCACCTTCAGCTCTTTGTGCAGCTGTTTAAACTCCTCATCCTCGTCAGAGTCGCATTCAGGGAACTGGTACACTTTGATCCCAAACTTGTCTATTTCCTCTCTTATCTAGtcaaagaaagatcatatttcATTCAGCAGCCTGCAAAGCAAACATCTTGTATTTGCTGTTGAGCTGCGGCGCCTCGACTCACTCTGTCTTTGAGCTTCTTTATCTCGGGTGTGAGGCAGTCGGCTTTTGCGATGAGTGGAATAATGTTCACTTATTCATGTAGAGCCTTCATGAACTCAACGTCCACCGGACGAAGCCTGGGGAAGGAAATCCAGGACAAGCAGGAGATTCAAAATCTCGGCTTCAAACGAcacttctttgtgtgtgtgtgtgtgtgtgtgtgtgtgtgtgtgtgtgtgtgtgtgtgtgtgtgtgtgtgtgtgtgtgtgtgtgtgtgtgtgtgtgtgcgtgcgtgcgtgcgatTACCCATGCCCAAATGGAGGGATGAAGTAGAGGCAGCAGTGGACCCTGTTGTCCTGGATGTTCTTTCTGTTCAACCCACTCTCATCCCTGAAGTATTgctcaaactgctgatctaTGTAGTCTGTGATCGGCTTCCAGctgcaacaaacacacacaaacagacggCTTTAGCTGCTCCTCCAGGTTCCCGTGAATTCAGTCAAGCAGTCTGAGTCAGGCACACGTCAGATCAGCGAGTGTTTAGGCTCACCACTCGTTGTTGTTGACAGCATCTCCAAACCCTGGCGTGTCCACAATGGTCAGCTTGAGCTTCACTCCTTTCTCCTCGATGTCTACAGTGTGTTTGATGATCTCCACGGTTTGATTAATGCGCTCTGCAAAGTATCAGCAATGAGGAGATGCAAGACAACTGAAGTGTGCAAGAACCCGTTCAGGCATACAGAAGTTGTTATAGTGCACTGTGATGGTGGaaagttggtttttttttttttgtttttttaagcttaGCTGGAGTGCTGTAGTCAATGGggattcaaataaagaaaaaaaaattgatcatGTAATTAATAGTTTtgatttcctttaatttgttaaaaaaaaaaacgttatgAAATCATTACTTGGATACTTTACACATCTCACAGTCAATTTCAGGGTTTTATTCTAAGCCACTGGATAAGCAAGCGCACTTTTATGTTGTAGacaacaaaaatacaacaaaaataaactaaacaggaGTTTGATAGAAACTGTACCTAATtttataatgaaaatatttatgaCAGACAGGAGACTACGGCTACAGGTTGTTGATCTGtctcctccctctgtgtgtgtgtgttttttaaactgTCTATGATTATTGTGTGCAGGCCACCGTGCTATTACCAGGTGCAAGCCCGTCATTTGGTCTTTCTCCGCCTGCTTGCCCGTCTCGTCGGTCCCCTGCGCCTCCCACAGCAGGGCTGCTCGGGGTGCTATTATAAAGGCTAGCACTCATTCAGCTGTGTTTCCTTGCATGCAGTCTGACTCGTGCCTCATTGTTGTTATCAGATTAAGGAGTGGTTACTCATTACTGGTACTTTTCTATTTAAACTTACAGCACCCAGAGTGTACAGTCTGCTGGCTGCTAAATGTAATATTGTGTAAGTCCATCTGAGGCAGGACCCGGCGGTCTTATATACAGTTGGTCAGACATCATCCTGTGTTAGACACACTAGTTTTAGGGGTGCTGCTCACcactgtagtttttattttgtttacctGGGTTAATTGCTCAGCTGAGGGTAATTATAAAACTCAGCAGTTTCTCGCTTTCTCATTCAGGTCATTTGTGTGAACTTGTTGTTCattacattttgatttatttacagagCACAGCTCCACCCACTGAGCCACACACTACACACGTTACTGATGACAACTTTtggatttttaattaatttacttttcATATAAGTCACGCGTGGTCTCCAtattttttccttcactttgaGCCAGAGAAGTGATACTTACAACAGTGACAGTAACAAGATTTGTCCAAAAGTAACTTCTATCATATTCACATGTTGTTGTTTAGGAACatccaataaaaaaacaaaaacaaagattaaataaaagaaatcagCAGATATGGGCAATTAAATGGGGCCTTAAAGAGTGCATTAGATATCCAGGAAGCAATGCATTTATCATGACTGATGcagagaaataataataaagagcCCAAGGACTCACCCTCAGCATTCAGTAGTTTCCGGTCTTTGTAGAGGTCTGTGAGGAACAGGCTGTTAACAAGAGTGGATTTTCCCATACCAGACTCTCCTGCAggacgcacacaaacacacagacagacatacaGATCATTATCATGTGCGTACATTTAACTCCATGAACTGAATCCAAATGAACTTAGTAACAACTTTAATAAGAACACTAGACTCTAACTAATGTAGCCCTGCAATGATCCATCCTTCACAAAGGTTGTTCTCTTAAAAATTTGCTTATCCACCCTGATTATGTCGTAGATTGGCAAAATATTAGAGACACCTTATCACTGTGACTTTAAATGTATTGTGGAGATACTTTAGTTTTAActaagtgtacctaataaacctTCAGCTGAGTGTAAATTAGGCAATATTCAGCTTGAAACAGACCTGCCACCATCAGCGTGAAGTCGAAGCCTTTCTTCACAGACTTCCGGTGGACCTGGTTTGGCAGAGTTGCAAAGCCTACGTACTGTTTCTCCTGGAGCAGAAAAGAGGACACAAAGAAGAAGACAGAGGCATTCAGTGATGTTTATACTGCACTTTGTCACAGAATGTGTCAAAAATGTAGTCATAACAATTTATTGATGTTATTATCAGACTTtctaacaaagcaaaacaatttgtcaataaaacaaacagacgttttccatcatttttttctcttcactttaAGGCCCGAGTTTTCGGATCGCCGATAGCAGTGAATATTTTTCCCAAACACATCTGCACATTTATCCTGAACTGCAGAATTGATTCAAAATTTGGCTGTTTCATCTCAGCCACAGGTGCACTTTATATAAGGGAGATGTCAGGTGTGCTGTCAGGTGTGCTGTGAGATTTGGACCATGTCTGCTGGGCCTGTATCAGAGATGTAGGTGACAGCATTAGCTCAGTGTCAGGCAcgggtgtgtgtctgtcataCAGGGCAAATTCTTGGCAGATTAATCAACCATGAAAATAATCATTGTTTtgattagttatttatttacttggtTGATTAGAAATTTTGGACTATTTAGCTGTTGTGTTGCGTGGCCCTTGTGTTTCTTATAATTATCCTCATTAACctactttgtttctctcttttttcccttgTAATGGCTTACTGGAAAGACTCCCCTGCATGCACATAAAACTTCCTCTCACTCTTTTCTCCACCAGTACCAACCTTTGTCTTCAGttgctttttgcatttttgttttattcattattagTTTAGTTGGGTAGTCTTATTTTTGGTCTTGTTATTTTAGTTTAGAACCACTGGTTTGGGGCGAAGCCTGACTCTGGTAACCTGCTGCatggctgttttgttttgtttttgccaggGCTCTAAGTAATAGTCTTTAAACTAAATcttcaaactgcagcagctttGTGGCGTCTTATGTTGGGTTCCTCTCAGCCATGTGCTGTAATATAGGTGATATCCAATGCTTGTTTCTTTGTTACAGTGATGGCTTTGATT
This sequence is a window from Archocentrus centrarchus isolate MPI-CPG fArcCen1 chromosome 9, fArcCen1, whole genome shotgun sequence. Protein-coding genes within it:
- the LOC115785637 gene encoding LOW QUALITY PROTEIN: septin-5-like (The sequence of the model RefSeq protein was modified relative to this genomic sequence to represent the inferred CDS: substituted 1 base at 1 genomic stop codon) gives rise to the protein MTSNIRYKSRIPVKTEDSTEEKQYVGFATLPNQVHRKSVKKGFDFTLMVAGESGMGKSTLVNSLFLTDLYKDRKLLNAEERINQTVEIIKHTVDIEEKGVKLKLTIVDTPGFGDAVNNNECWKPITDYIDQQFEQYFRDESGLNRKNIQDNRVHCCLYFIPPFGHGLRPVDVEFMKALHEXVNIIPLIAKADCLTPEIKKLKDRIREEIDKFGIKVYQFPECDSDEDEEFKQLHKELKECTPFAVIGSNTVVEARGQRVRGRLYPWGIVEVENQSHCDFVKLRNMLIRSHMHDLKDVTCDVHYENYRAQCIQEMTSKLAQDNRMESPIPILPLSTPDVDTEKLIKMKDEELKRMQEMLNKMQQQMHDKEQ